Proteins co-encoded in one Corylus avellana chromosome ca9, CavTom2PMs-1.0 genomic window:
- the LOC132191738 gene encoding UPF0481 protein At3g47200-like, producing MEHIVSIDELHSRKVVRSKACEGSSSRNRPAITREERFRNFMDEGDQAREVEALGGSPPAKIQKVTFLLRDHKHFVKYFEPRVASLGPIHHGKPKYQLGEKYKLRLAYEFVHGKSINLLYEVEKEIKQLRECFEEEVIEKYDDEALAWILFVDGCAILQYILCATNDQFKELNIKTDSVAFAHQDLFLLENQVPYRLLKLLMSLSGKEEDLRKSIEHFIRNVTYQRPKQEERDPTHLLDLLRTTLLGPPRKPNSSRKGLWTRQHDPDWQSYRNLQELKAAGIHLKRNKNNVDDSTGPKFMNLIAYEMCLDFENDFGISSYMSFLDSLILDANDVKDLRKARVLYNFLGSDQEVANLFYEIGTELVPNAEAYKDVNFQIHDYFENHWLMAWMGKFYHNHFSAPWSRTNFVYSIILILGLTAIQAWYTVHPPPGPCDDFCKKSG from the exons ATGGAGCATATTGTTTCTATTGACGAGCTGCACTCGAGGAAGGTTGTTAGAAGCAAAGCTTGTGAAGGAAGCAGCAGCCGCAACCGGCCTGCCATTACCAGGGAGGAAAGGTTTAGAAATTTTATGGACGAAGGAGACCAAGCAAGAGAGGTGGAAGCCCTTGGTGGAAGCCCACCAGCAAAAATACAGAAGGTTACATTCTTGCTGCGAGATCACAAGCATTTCGTTAAGTACTTTGAGCCAAGAGTGGCATCACTTGGTCCTATCCATCATGGCAAGCCAAAGTACCAGCTAGGAGAGAAGTACAAGCTTAGATTGGCATATGAGTTCGTCCATGGGAAGAGTATAAATCTTTTGTACGAGGTTGAGAAGGAAATCAAGCAACTGAGGGAATGCTTCGAGGAGGAGGTGATAGAGAAGTATGATGATGAGGCACTCGCCTGGATATTGTTCGTGGATGGCTGCGCAATACTACAATACATATTATGCGCTACAAATGACCAGTTCAAAGAGTTGAACATCAAAACCGATAGCGTAGCCTTCGCTCATCAGGATTTGTTCTTGCTGGAGAATCAAGTTCCTTACCGTCTCCTCAAGTTATTGATGAGCTTGAGTGGGAAGGAAGAGGACTTGAGAAAATCGATTGAACATTTCATTCGAAATGTTACTTATCAGCGaccaaaacaagaagaaagagacCCGACCCATCTTCTTGACCTTCTGAGAACAACACTCTTGGGTCCACCCCGGAAACCCAACTCATCTCGTAAAGGTCTATGGACACGTCAACACGACCCAGATTGGCAATCTTATCGCAACTTGCAAGAGCTTAAAGCAGCAGGAATCCATTTGAAACGTAACAAGAATAATG TGGACGACTCAACCGGCCCCAAATTCATGAACTTGATAGCTTATGAAATGTGCTTGGATTTCGAGAACGACTTCGGCATCAGCTCTTATATGTCCTTCCTAGATTCACTCATCCTTGATGCCAACGACGTCAAAGATCTGAGGAAGGCACGCGTACTCTACAACTTCCTCGGAAGCGATCAAGAAGTGGCTAACCTCTTCTATGAGATTGGCACCGAGTTGGTGCCTAACGCCGAAGCTTATAAGGATGTCAATTTCCAGATTCACGACTACTTCGAGAACCATTGGTTGATGGCCTGGATGGGAAAATTCTATCACAATCATTTCAGCGCCCCCTGGAGTAGGACTAATTTCGTGTACTCAATAATATTAATACTTGGTCTAACTGCCATTCAGGCTTGGTACACAGTCCACCCTCCCCCTGGCCCCTGCGATGACTTTTGCAAGAAATCAGGATGA